In Brassica napus cultivar Da-Ae chromosome A3, Da-Ae, whole genome shotgun sequence, the sequence TACGGTTTCTCGCTCGTCGACAGAGGCTGAGTATCGTGCCTTGGCTCAGACGGCATGTGAGCTCACTTGGTTGATTTATGTTCTTCGCGACCTTCGGATACCTCAAGACTCTCCTGCTCTCCTCCGCTGTGACAACTTGTCTGCTGTTCATCTCTCTGCAAATCCGGGTTTCCATGGTCGTACTAAACACATGGAGATCGACTATCATTACATACGAGAACGTGTGGCGCTTGGGTTAATTGAGGTTACGCATATTCCGTCCGAACATCAGCTTGCCGACATCTTTACGAAACCTCTCCCAAGACGGTCGTTCACGTTGTTGCGTGACAAACTCGGCGTTGGCACTCTACAACTGCCAAGTTTGCGGGGGGGTGTGCGTAACACAACTCTGTTATATGAAACAGAGACGGTAAAAGAGAAGAAGGAGGATGTAGTGGGCCGAGTTCACACACATGAGGGCCGAGTTCACACACATGACTTGGGCCTTAGTGTTGAGTTAAGACAAAGCCCAAGTGAGAAGGCGGTAAAAGGAAGAAGTGTTATGAGTAATTCAAACGGTCGTCTACAGAGTACGGAAGGGATGAGGTCAGCGACAGCTGGTGGTGTGGTCCTGAAGAATACGTTCAGCCCTCTTGGGCAATGCATCGAAGGGCTGTGATTACACCACTTGTATAGAGATCAGAGTGTGGCTCTAGGGTTTACAATCTTTCTTtacactatatatattgtaactgaAGAACTATTGTACAGGTGAAGTGAGTTAAGAAAAGTATATTTTTCAGATCTCAAACTTTCACAGGAAGATCATATATGAAATACCGATTTCATACTCATGAATTCAGAGGTCATGCATGAATATTAGAAAAGTTAGTTGAAATCAACTGGCACAACAATGGaaatgtcaatttaatattttttttgcaccAACTAAGCAAATTTTATAAACTGGGCGACATCTCAAGTCTAAaccatataaagaaaaattctcaccaaagagaaaacaaacgaaaagtaaaataatttcTCGTACATGATATCATGGGAACAAATGGTAATTAACTTTCAGGGAAAAGACGTTTAGCTTATGTGTGGAAGACAAGACACGGCAAGTCCAAGAAGTACCTCCGTACGTCAAGATTGTCCAGCCCGTGTCGCGTAAATATTTAAGATCTTCTATGATTTGAATATGGATTCTTGTAGATTATTTACAAAAAAGTCCAGTTAGTACCAATCAGACAGGGACTTCCAAAACAATACGCGACACATAATCAAAAACCTACCACCCAAGTCAAACCTATTTTCCTTTTAAATACATTCTTGGTTATGACTTTCATGAGAGAGAAggaataaaaatgaaagcttGGGCCTATTATTTTGTGTGTAATAAGAAACTTTGTCAATCTAGAATACCGAGTTTTCTTTACTTCCGTACGACAGGAAACAAAATGATTTTCGTACATTACATCTCGATTTTCAAATTAGTGTCGGGTGATTGGATTTTACAACACTGATACAAAATAATTCTTATAGTTTAAGCAAAAAATTGTGGTACACATATTAGTAGAGACCAACCTACATCTATCGCGGAACTTTTTTCTGCacaacaagaaaacaaagataaaaaaaacattgtttaaTAGATGATGATAGttgacacaaaaaaaataaatggtgtcaaaagaaaaacaattgaaacatattttaattgaaaatGCATTTACAAGTAGAGGGTCAGTTCATGACGGCTAACCAAATGTTGACTAAAAATGTGGGATATCTTGAAAGAACAAGAAGAGAAGGTTCAAGTCCATGACTGTAGCTTTGTGGAATTTCTATATGATCTTAAGTGCAACCCaacgaaaacataaaaaaaattatacccaACAAAGACTATTAAAAGCCAAAACGAAGTCTTAGCTGAATTGTACCAAATTAACTGATAGATTATAGAGTTGAGGTCACATCCTGAGCCTCAAACTGCGTCATATACAACTATTGttaatttcaataaaaaaaatattgttaacgaGATCCCAAATAGTGGAATCCTATCAAACCCATTGATAACAATTACAAACTTGAGTGATAACCAGCtatcgaacaaaaaaaaatatcagaaaaaaATCGTCAGAAATAACGTAAATcggtaaaagaaaaaaaatcattataagaAGCTAATAAATTAGAAATTAATCAATTATACGTATTTTATGTTACTTTACTTTACACACACATGACATGACAGTGATGACACACCCGagaccaaataaatattttgttacgaCAGCAAATATAAAGTCTTCACTCGTGTGTTTCTCTGTCGTCCCATAAATGGTTAATTTTCAGATATGTAGGTAACAAAAAAAGGCACCCAAAACCATAATTTTCTTCTCAATTTCCACGAAATAAAATCAGCTAGGATATATATATTACCCGCGAAAGTTAAAATCATTAAAGATATTGCCAAAACATTACGTAAGACTTTTTTAATAGTGGGTCAAGACATATCCAGAATAATTGGTCtatacattttcaaatttaagattttttttgcaCAAACGTAATTTctcttatttcaaaataaaataaaatattaattaaattgttTATAGTTCCTTAAAGTATTTAGAGCCGGCCTGATCATGTCGATAAAATAAAATCGAATCAAACACCTTTTTATCTTTTGGCCAAACTATGTTCATTTGTTTGACTTTTATTTCTCAACACATACAAAAGACAAATCAACCAATCCTTATTCGGTCACCCCCTCGTGCCTCTCATTAACACCAACCCTGTTTCTCATTTCGTCACCTCGCCATCTCTGTTCacatctctctctccctctctttaaCCGCGTGGGTTGTCAAAAGTTTCTATAATTCCTCTTATCCTCTCTGCTCATAAACCATACATATCCTCCTCAAGAAGCTGAACAAGAGCGCTCAAGAATCAAGAAAGTGTAGAAAACGCACTTCTTCTTAGCTAAATGGGTTCTTGCTTCAGCTCTTGTGTCAAAGCCGATAATCTTTTTCACAATGGTACCATCTCCTTCTTCGTTATGTTGATTTTGCTCCAGGTTTGAGTTTGGTTTAACATATGTTTGTGTATGTTTAGGTAAGAGCAGCGATCTTTACGGTTTAAGCATCTCAAGCCGGAAATCATCGTCCACGGTGGCTGCTGCTCAGAAGACGGAAGGGGAGATTCTTGATTCAACCCCTGTCAAGAGCTTCACCTTCAACGAGCTCAAACTCGCCACCAGAAACTTCAGACCGGACAGTGTGATCGGTGAAGGTGGGTTTGGTTGTGTCTTTAAAGGCTGGTTAGATGAAACCAGTCTCACTCCGACTAGACCCGGAACCGGTTTAGTCATCGCTGTTAAAAAGCTTAACCAAGAAGGGTTTCAAGGTCACCGTGAATGGCTGGTACATTAGCATTCATTtcttcaaatttcaaaacttgagAGTTTTATTATGTGTGTGATTGTGTCtgatgtgttgtgttgtgttctGTTCTGATGCAGACGGAGATTAATTACTTGGGACAATTGAGTCACCCCAATCTAGTGAAACTGGTTGGTTATTGCTTGGAGGATGAGCACCATCTTCTTGTATATGAGTTTATGCAAAAAGGAAGTCTTGAGAACCATCTATTCAGAAGTAAGTCCTATTGATGAAACATCTTTGATAAGTTTAGTAGTATAATAGTTTCACTAGTTTTATTCATTAGCCTTTTGTATGCTAATTATTTATACAAAATGCATAACTTATCTAGAAATGTCTTTACATAATTACATGAATAGTAACTTTCTTAATaactacaagaaaatatattttaggcGATTTTGTAATATCCTAACAATCTTGTTTCCGTATTGTGTATTTGTACTAATGGAAGTGGTTTTGGAGCAGGAGGTACATATTTTAAGCCGCTGCCATGGTTTCTACGGGTCAAGGTTGCGCTTGATGCAGCAAAGGGACTTGCTTTTCTTCATAGTGACCCTGTCAAAGTGATATACCGAGACATTAAGGCCTCCAACATTTTGCTTGACGCTGTAAGGCAGAGAATCACGTATTGAATGAATTAGATGATCTCACTTTTTTACTGATGACTTTGGGTTCCATTGACAGGACTACAATGGGAAGCTTTCTGACTTTGGGCTGGCGAGGGACGGTCCAACGGGTGATCGAAGCTATGTTAGTACAAGGGTTATGGGTACATATGGCTATGCGGCTCCCGAGTATATGTCTTCAGGTATAAAGTCAACTAAAGGTTGATCAAATTCTATAACCGGGTATAGATATAATGAATACTTGTTTCATCTTCCCGATTTTGTATACTTTTAGGTCACTTAAATGCAAGAAGCGATGTATACAGTTTCGGTGTTGTGCTTTTGGAGATTTTGACGGGTAAACAAGCGTTGGACCATAACAGGCCGgctaaagaagaaaaacttgtgGAATGGGCTCGACCGTACCTCACAAGCAAACGCAAGGTGCTCCAAGTAGTGGACGCTCGGCTGGACACGCAGTACCTACCCGAAGAGGCAGTGAGATTGGCCAGCATTGCTGTGCAGTGTCTCTCCATCGAACCCAAGTCACGTCCGACCATGGACCAAGTGGTCCGTGCCTTGCAACAACTTCAGGACAACTTGGGAAAACCGACTCAGCCCGATCCGGTTAAGGATGCCAAGAAACAGGGTCTTAAAACCGG encodes:
- the LOC106438078 gene encoding serine/threonine-protein kinase BIK1: MGSCFSSCVKADNLFHNGKSSDLYGLSISSRKSSSTVAAAQKTEGEILDSTPVKSFTFNELKLATRNFRPDSVIGEGGFGCVFKGWLDETSLTPTRPGTGLVIAVKKLNQEGFQGHREWLTEINYLGQLSHPNLVKLVGYCLEDEHHLLVYEFMQKGSLENHLFRRGTYFKPLPWFLRVKVALDAAKGLAFLHSDPVKVIYRDIKASNILLDADYNGKLSDFGLARDGPTGDRSYVSTRVMGTYGYAAPEYMSSGHLNARSDVYSFGVVLLEILTGKQALDHNRPAKEEKLVEWARPYLTSKRKVLQVVDARLDTQYLPEEAVRLASIAVQCLSIEPKSRPTMDQVVRALQQLQDNLGKPTQPDPVKDAKKQGLKTGAKLQETRFKQRPFGKH